In a single window of the Notamacropus eugenii isolate mMacEug1 chromosome 4, mMacEug1.pri_v2, whole genome shotgun sequence genome:
- the ENY2 gene encoding transcription and mRNA export factor ENY2, with translation MNKDAQMRATINQKLIETGERERLKELLRAKLIECGWKDQLKAHCKDVIKEKGLEHVTVDDLVAEITPKGRALVPDSVKKELLQRIRTFLAQHASL, from the exons ATGAACAAAGATGCACAGATGAGAGCAACTATTAACCAGAAACTGATAGAAACTGGTGAGCGAGAACG acttaAAGAGTTGCTGAGAGCTAAATTAATTGAATGTGGTTGGAAAGATCAATTAAAAGCCCATTGTAAAG atgtgattaaagaaaaaggattgGAACACGTCACAGTTGATGACTTGGTGGCAGAGATAACTCCAAAAGGCAGAG cACTTGTACCTGACAGCGTGAAGAAGGAACTTTTACAACGAATAAGAACTTTCCTTGCTCAGCATGCCAGCCTCTGA